The Mus caroli chromosome 1, CAROLI_EIJ_v1.1, whole genome shotgun sequence genome has a window encoding:
- the Ccdc181 gene encoding coiled-coil domain-containing protein 181, with the protein MDEDKDIDSKESEEYEDDFEKDLEWLINDKEKSNGSIIEMACKKEDDLDQVLKENETETELGQQLSDPENSPKDDALPRRNDFISVPSIQPLDPISDSDSENSFQDSKPENQKDLEDEEDEEVRRYIMEKIIEANKLLQTQEPVNDKRERKLKFKDKLVDLEVPPLEDSDTCKALLENETNMSGKLSQLCISGDLEQESVLVSVTDGSCEENDRKILVERDGKFELMNLQDIESQGFLPPISSANSVEHESSQLPLRAPNPSVGGIKKEESEAKVHVMPLSPAGEPLAQVPQLLPNPKNRPSSAANPDVTKKTRRSNHRIQSAGVSPVTSTYCLSPRQKELQKQLERKREKLKREEEQRKLEEENEKKKENEMVFKAWLQKKREQVIEMRRVQRAKQIEDMSSRQVNRDPQQAFRLWLKKKHEEQMKERKTEELRKQEECLFFLRGTEGRERAFRQWLRRKQIEKIAEQQAVKERARQLRLEARRSKQLQSSLYSIPEAKAFRFTDHYN; encoded by the exons ATGGATGAAGATAAAGATATTGATTCAAAAGAGAGTGAAGAATatgaagatgactttgaaaagGACTTGGAGTGGTTGAtcaatgataaagaaaaaagtaatggCAGCATAATAGAG ATGGCTTGCAAGAAGGAAGATGATCTTGACCAGGTATTAAAAGagaatgaaacagaaacagaacttGGCCAACAGCTCTCTGATCCAGAGAACTCTCCAAAGGATGACGCCTTGCCCAGAAGGAATGATTTCATTTCTGTCCCAAGTATTCAGCCGTTGGATCCCATATCAGACTCAGACAGTGAGAACTCCTTCCAGGATTCCAAACCAGAAAACCAGAAAGACCTGGAGGACGAAGAGGATGAGGAAGTAAGGAGATACATTATGGAGAAAATTATAGAGGCTAACAAGCTTCTTCAGACTCAAGAACCTGTGAATGATAAGAGGGAGCGAAAACTGAAGTTCAAAGACAAGTTGGTTGATCTGGAAGTCCCACCATTAGAAGACAGTGATACTTGTAAAGCTCTCTTAGAAAACGAGACCAATATGTCTGGGAAACTGTCCCAGTTATGTATTTCTGGTGACTTAGAACAAGAGAGTGTGCTCGTGTCAGTTACCGATGGCAGCTGTGAAGAAAATGATAGGAAGATACTggtggagagagatggaaagTTTGAACTTATGAATCTGCAGGACATTGAGAGTCAGGGCTTTCTGCCCCCCATTAGCAGTGCTAATAGTGTGGAACATGAATCCTCCCAGTTGCCGCTCAGGGCTCCCAACCCGTCTGTTGGTGGTATCAAGAAAGAAGAGTCTGAAGCAAAGGTTCATGTCATGCCTCTCTCTCCAGCAGGAGAGCCATTGGCTCAGGTCCCTCAGCTACTCCCCAACCCCAAGAATCGTCCAAGCTCTGCTGCCAACCCAGATGTAACTAAAAAAACCAGGAGATCCAATCACAGGATACAGTCAGCAGGTGTCTCTCCAGTGACCTCAACATACTGTCTTTCACCACGACAGAAGGAACTCCAAAAACAGCTGGAACGAAAGCGTGAAAAGCTCAAGAGGGAG GAGGAACAGCGCAAACTcgaggaagagaatgagaagaaaaaggagaatgaGATGGTGTTTAAAGCATGGCtgcagaagaaaagagagcaggTCATAGAAATGCGGAGAGTTCAGCGGGCAAAGCAGATCGAAGACATGAGCAGCAGA CAAGTgaacagagacccacagcaagcTTTTCGGTTATGGCTTAAGAAAAAGCACGAGGagcagatgaaagaaaggaagacagaagaactCAGAAAGCAAGAGGAGTGCTTGTTCTTCCTGAGAGGAACAGAGGGCCGCGAGAGAGCCTTTCGACA ATGGCTCAGAAGGAAACAGATCGAGAAGATAGCTGAGCAGCAGGCTGTCAAAGAGAGAGCCCGGCAGCTCCGGCTTGAAGCCCGCCGCTCCAAACAGCTGCAGAGCAGCCTGTACAGCATACCCGAAGCCAAGGCTTTCCGCTTCACCGACCACTACAACTGA